A genomic region of Colletotrichum destructivum chromosome 5, complete sequence contains the following coding sequences:
- a CDS encoding Putative Mss4-like superfamily protein, whose protein sequence is MDVSCLCGAVAQEVKSRRSSDTEITELSIGHSDMDRHATGILCASYYPIGEPDFSKGTAAHDGADGWTRFFCLTCGCHVFRRKTVAGQAEWEAATRVLVSSTGDDADGDGDARFTKHTSVSDTKDGGLSMWLPRIDGRALEAATQDAYPVSKERAHSPLPPLSSLVPANALPASCACGRVSFHVTRPDERSQLPHSGFPDLQYAACSHSAEFMGNPEKVKWWIRADGTKYLAGTCACRSCRLISGFEIQTWAFVPRENIVFHVPGPDGSSSYSYSSSSAGTGAIPLPLDFATLPAGILQTYESSPGVLREFCGACGATVFWHDKWRPDVIDVSVGLLRAQEGARAESWLDWWTDRCSFEEETETGRTGEPARIARKLVDGLERGLRSWAQSR, encoded by the coding sequence ATGGACGTCTCCTGCCTGtgcggcgccgtcgcccaggaAGTCAAGTCCCGCAGAAGCTCCGACACAGAGATCACCGAGTTGTCCATTGGCCACAGCGACATGGACAGACACGCCACCGGTATCCTGTGCGCCTCATACTACCCCATCGGGGAGCCCGATTTCTCCAAGGGCACTGCGGCacacgacggcgccgacgggtGGACGAGGTTCTTCTGTCTGACCTGCGGATGCCATGTCTTTCGCCGGAAGACGGTGGCTGGCCAGGCGGAGTGGGAGGCAGCGACGAGGGTCTTGGTCTCCAGCACCggagacgacgccgatggagatggagatgccCGCTTCACCAAGCACACGTCGGTCTCGGACACCAAAGACGGCGGCCTCTCCATGTGGTTACCCAGAATCGATGGGCGCGCGCTGGAGGCCGCGACGCAGGACGCGTATCCAGTATCCAAGGAACGGGCACACTCGCCTCTGCCCCCGTTGTCGTCCCTCGTCCCGGCCAACGCGCTGCCGGCATCGTGTGCCTGCGGTAGAGTGAGCTTCCATGTCACCCGCCCTGACGAGCGGAGCCAGCTCCCGCACTCGGGCTTCCCGGACCTTCAGTACGCCGCCTGCTCGCACTCGGCAGAGTTCATGGGCAACCCAGAGAAGGTCAAGTGGTGGATCCGAGCCGACGGCACAAAGTATCTCGCGGGCACCTGCGCGTGCCGCTCGTGCCGGCTCATCTCGGGCTTCGAGATCCAGACGTGGGCGTTCGTGCCCCGCGAGAACATTGTCTTCCACGTCCCGGGACCGGATGGGTCCTCCTCCTACTCttactcctcctcctccgccggcaccggcgccatCCCTCTTCCTCTAGACTTCGCGACGCTACCGGCCGGCATCCTCCAGACCTACGAGTCGTCGCCCGGCGTGCTGCGCGAGTTCTGCGGCGCGTGCGGCGCCACGGTCTTCTGGCACGACAAGTGGCGGCCGGACGTCATCGACGTCAGCGTCGGACTGCTGCGCGCGCAGGAGGGCGCGAGGGCGGAGTCGTGGCTCGACTGGTGGACGGACAGGTGCAGcttcgaggaggagacggagacgggtCGGACGGGGGAGCCGGCGCGCATTGCGAGGAAGCTGGTCGACGGTCTGGAACGAGGGCTGCGTTCATGGGCGCAATCAAGGTGA